Proteins from a single region of Pseudomonas sp. 10S4:
- a CDS encoding MBL fold metallo-hydrolase — MTVPSSVLIRETFPVGPLQCNCTIIGDPITKKAIVVDPGGNHELILARLDALGLKVVSIIHTHAHLDHFLASGQLKEKTGATLHLHKEDQFLWDNLEMQCQMFGVPYTPVPPPDLWLADDEELACGCGVAIHTPGHTPGSMSFWFSEAKLLIAGDTLFRRGVGRTDLWGGDQATIVRSIKQRLYTLDEEATVVTGHGPDTCLGDEMRGNPFVRA, encoded by the coding sequence ATGACCGTTCCCAGTTCCGTGCTCATCCGCGAAACCTTCCCCGTCGGCCCTTTGCAATGCAATTGCACAATCATCGGTGACCCGATTACCAAAAAGGCCATCGTCGTCGACCCGGGTGGAAACCACGAATTGATCCTCGCTCGCCTCGATGCCCTTGGCCTGAAAGTCGTCAGCATCATCCACACCCACGCGCACCTCGATCACTTCCTGGCCTCCGGTCAGTTGAAGGAAAAGACCGGCGCGACGTTGCACCTGCACAAAGAGGATCAGTTCCTGTGGGACAACCTGGAAATGCAATGCCAGATGTTCGGCGTGCCTTACACGCCGGTGCCACCGCCGGATCTCTGGTTGGCCGATGATGAAGAGCTGGCTTGTGGTTGTGGCGTGGCGATTCACACGCCGGGGCATACGCCAGGTTCCATGAGCTTTTGGTTTTCAGAGGCTAAGCTGCTGATTGCCGGTGACACGTTGTTCCGTCGCGGGGTAGGGCGCACGGACTTGTGGGGCGGCGATCAGGCGACCATCGTGCGCTCGATCAAGCAGCGGCTGTATACCCTCGACGAGGAAGCGACCGTGGTGACCGGGCATGGTCCGGACACGTGTCTGGGCGATGAAATGCGCGGTAACCCCTTTGTTCGGGCATGA
- a CDS encoding alpha/beta hydrolase, which produces MRETPVVIDGPVGQLEALYLDNEQPRGVALICHPNPVQGGTMLNKVVSTLQRTARDAGLITLRFNYRGVGASEGSHDMGTGEVDDAQAAAEWLRAKHPELPLTLFGFSFGGFVAASLGGRLEAKGEQLKHLFMVAPAVMRLGEQDQLPQLGELTLIQPETDEVIDPQLVYDWSEKLDRPHELLKVAECGHFFHGKLTDLKDLILPRLSN; this is translated from the coding sequence ATGCGCGAAACCCCTGTAGTGATTGATGGCCCTGTCGGCCAACTGGAAGCTTTGTACCTGGATAACGAACAGCCCCGCGGTGTGGCGCTAATCTGCCATCCGAACCCGGTGCAGGGCGGCACCATGCTCAATAAAGTCGTGTCGACCTTGCAACGCACCGCCCGGGATGCCGGTTTGATTACCTTGCGCTTCAACTATCGCGGCGTCGGCGCCAGCGAAGGTAGCCACGATATGGGTACCGGCGAAGTCGACGACGCTCAAGCGGCGGCCGAATGGCTGCGGGCCAAACACCCCGAGTTGCCACTGACCCTGTTCGGTTTCTCCTTTGGCGGTTTTGTTGCAGCAAGTCTCGGTGGACGCCTGGAAGCCAAAGGCGAGCAGCTCAAGCATTTGTTCATGGTTGCGCCGGCGGTCATGCGCCTCGGCGAGCAGGATCAACTACCGCAACTCGGCGAGTTGACCTTGATCCAGCCGGAAACCGACGAAGTCATCGATCCCCAGCTCGTCTACGACTGGTCCGAGAAACTCGATCGCCCCCATGAGCTGCTGAAAGTGGCAGAATGCGGACACTTTTTTCATGGCAAGCTGACCGATCTCAAGGATCTGATCCTGCCGCGTCTTTCGAATTGA
- a CDS encoding calcium-binding protein, with amino-acid sequence MQALYGANTHWQTGDNVYSWKAYQPVFETIWDAGGNDTIDASSQADRVEINLNEGAYSTIGLPILTGGSTFNSGLAIAYGAKIENAIGSNYNDVLRGNDLDNVLNGGTGADSMYGGAGNDTYYVDNRDDRIFETGTAASEIDSVFSTVTYNLQLNPNVENLTLQTSANIDGYGNASNNVITGNAGNNILDGGEGADTLIGGAGNDTYVVDNLGDVILETSTVGGEIDTVRTSVSWTLGDNLENLELSGSANINAVGNSQNNVLTGNAGSNVLDGQGGLDTMIGGAGNDAYVIDQVAELNLVKENANEGSDTLILNYGVQSNTLIDLNSSTLTNFENVTLKGAGAFDVLGNGQDNILIGNTFANNLQGGAGNDMLDGGDGVDTLIGGTGNDTYVINSLDDTLVEQANEGRDLVRTSVSYTLGANFEDGELLGSAALNLTGNELNNVLIGNSGDNILDGGLGADTMIGGDGNDTYIVDNTSDVIVEGWFNDYDHVYASANFTLDINLEALTLTGTGSINGTGNYSANNIHGNIGNNILDGGAGADTLSGLAGDDTYIVDDINDQVIESANEGHDQVRTSISYTLAANVEDGVLLGNAAINLDGNSLDNVLTGNSGDNTLNGSYGADTMIGGDGVDTYYVDNIGDVVIETDASLTALDRVFSSIDYTLGANVENLILVGSANLNGTGNAVNNRMTGNDGANTLDGGLGADTLIGGLGNDTYIVDNLGDTITETSTLAGETDTVRSSVSWTLGANLENLFLSGSDNLNGGSATARTTCWSATAATTYSAVVPATTPSTVAWVPMPWSAATASTLTTSITSAIW; translated from the coding sequence ATGCAGGCGCTGTACGGCGCCAACACCCACTGGCAAACCGGTGACAACGTTTATAGCTGGAAAGCCTATCAACCGGTTTTCGAGACCATCTGGGATGCTGGCGGCAACGACACGATCGATGCGAGCAGTCAGGCGGACAGGGTCGAGATTAATTTGAATGAGGGTGCGTACAGCACCATCGGCCTGCCTATTCTCACGGGTGGATCCACCTTCAACAGTGGCCTGGCGATTGCCTACGGCGCCAAGATAGAAAATGCCATTGGCTCGAACTACAACGACGTACTGCGCGGCAATGACCTGGATAACGTCCTGAATGGCGGAACCGGTGCGGACTCGATGTATGGCGGTGCCGGCAACGACACTTACTATGTCGACAACCGGGATGACAGAATCTTCGAGACCGGAACCGCGGCCAGCGAAATCGATTCGGTTTTTTCCACGGTCACCTACAACCTGCAGTTAAACCCGAACGTGGAAAACCTGACGCTGCAAACCAGCGCCAATATCGATGGTTATGGCAACGCGTCGAACAACGTGATCACCGGTAACGCCGGCAACAACATCCTCGATGGTGGCGAAGGGGCCGACACACTGATTGGCGGTGCTGGCAACGACACGTACGTAGTCGACAACCTCGGTGATGTCATTCTCGAGACCAGTACCGTCGGCGGCGAGATCGACACCGTACGCACATCGGTGAGCTGGACGCTGGGCGACAACCTGGAAAATCTTGAGCTCAGCGGCAGCGCCAACATCAATGCCGTGGGCAACAGCCAGAATAACGTCCTGACCGGTAACGCCGGCAGCAACGTGCTCGACGGTCAGGGCGGCCTGGACACCATGATCGGGGGTGCTGGTAACGACGCTTACGTCATCGACCAAGTCGCCGAGCTGAATCTGGTAAAAGAAAACGCCAATGAGGGCAGCGACACCCTGATCCTCAACTATGGCGTGCAAAGCAACACGCTCATCGATTTGAACAGCAGCACACTGACCAACTTCGAAAACGTCACCCTGAAAGGTGCGGGCGCCTTTGATGTGTTGGGCAACGGTCAAGACAACATCCTGATCGGTAACACCTTCGCCAACAACCTGCAGGGTGGTGCAGGCAACGACATGCTGGATGGCGGCGACGGAGTCGACACCCTGATCGGCGGCACGGGCAACGACACCTATGTGATCAACAGCCTGGACGATACGCTGGTCGAACAGGCAAACGAAGGTCGTGACCTGGTACGCACCTCTGTCAGCTACACCCTCGGCGCCAACTTCGAGGATGGAGAACTGCTGGGCAGCGCCGCGCTGAACCTCACCGGCAATGAACTGAACAACGTTCTGATCGGCAACTCGGGCGATAACATCCTTGATGGCGGTCTGGGTGCCGACACAATGATCGGCGGCGACGGCAATGACACCTACATTGTCGATAACACCAGTGACGTCATCGTCGAAGGCTGGTTCAACGACTACGATCATGTCTACGCGTCTGCAAACTTCACTCTGGATATCAACCTCGAAGCGCTGACGCTCACCGGCACCGGTAGCATCAACGGTACGGGTAATTACAGCGCAAACAACATCCACGGCAACATCGGCAACAACATCCTTGATGGCGGCGCCGGGGCGGATACGCTTTCGGGACTCGCCGGCGATGACACCTACATTGTCGACGACATCAACGACCAGGTGATCGAGTCAGCCAACGAAGGCCATGATCAGGTACGTACATCGATCAGCTACACCTTGGCCGCCAACGTCGAAGACGGCGTGCTGCTGGGTAATGCGGCAATCAACCTCGACGGCAACAGTCTCGACAACGTGTTGACCGGCAACAGCGGCGACAACACCCTCAACGGCAGCTATGGTGCCGACACCATGATCGGTGGCGACGGCGTCGACACCTACTACGTCGACAACATCGGCGATGTGGTCATCGAAACCGATGCTTCGCTGACCGCGCTCGACCGGGTGTTCTCGTCCATCGACTACACCCTCGGCGCCAATGTCGAGAACCTGATTCTCGTCGGCAGCGCCAACCTCAACGGCACCGGCAACGCGGTCAACAACCGCATGACCGGTAACGATGGCGCCAACACCCTCGACGGCGGTCTCGGTGCCGACACCCTGATCGGTGGCTTGGGCAACGACACCTACATCGTCGACAACCTCGGCGACACCATCACCGAAACCAGCACCCTGGCCGGCGAAACCGACACCGTGCGCTCCTCGGTCAGTTGGACGCTGGGCGCCAACCTGGAAAACCTCTTCCTCTCCGGCAGCGACAACCTCAATGGCGGGTCGGCAACAGCCAGAACAACGTGCTGGTCGGCAACAGCGGCAACAACGTACTCAGCGGTGGTGCCGGCGACGACACCCTCGACGGTGGCGTGGGTGCCGATGCCATGGTCGGCGGCGACGGCATCGACACTTACTACGTCGATAACGTCGGCGATCTGGTGA
- a CDS encoding tryptophan--tRNA ligase produces the protein MTTRTRILTGITTTGTPHLGNYAGAIRPAIVASRDSNADSFYFLADYHALIKCDDPLRIQRSRLEIAATWLAGGLDVDRVTFYRQSDIPEIPELTWLLTCVAAKGLLNRAHAYKASVDKNVETGEDPDAGITMGLYSYPVLMAADILMFNAHKVPVGRDQIQHVEMARDIGQRFNHLFGQGKEFFTMPEALIEESVATLPGLDGRKMSKSYDNTIPLFSNAKEMKDAISRIVTDSRAPGEAKDPDNSHLFTLFQAFATPAQSDEFRSELLQGLGWGEAKNRLFQLLDSELGESRERYHQLIERPADLEDILQIGAKKARSVATPFLHELREAVGLRSFVAQTQVAATTKKKAAKAARFVSFREDDGSFRFRLLAADGEQLLLSRNFADGKTAGQVTKQLQAGQPLDVRSEDLSFSVWLEGECVADSATFADSAARDVAIDALRVALTPVQE, from the coding sequence ATGACGACTCGTACCCGTATCCTCACCGGCATCACCACCACCGGCACGCCGCACCTGGGCAACTACGCCGGCGCCATCCGCCCGGCGATCGTCGCCAGCCGTGACAGCAATGCCGATTCGTTCTACTTTCTGGCCGACTACCACGCCCTGATCAAATGCGATGACCCGCTGCGCATTCAGCGTTCGCGTCTGGAAATCGCCGCGACCTGGCTGGCCGGCGGCCTGGATGTCGACCGTGTGACGTTCTATCGCCAGTCCGACATCCCGGAAATCCCCGAACTGACCTGGCTGCTGACCTGCGTCGCCGCCAAGGGCCTGCTCAACCGCGCCCACGCCTACAAGGCTTCGGTGGACAAGAACGTCGAAACCGGTGAAGACCCGGACGCTGGCATCACCATGGGCTTGTACAGCTACCCGGTGCTGATGGCCGCGGACATTCTGATGTTCAACGCCCACAAGGTGCCGGTCGGTCGTGACCAGATCCAGCACGTGGAAATGGCCCGCGATATCGGCCAGCGCTTCAACCATCTGTTCGGTCAGGGCAAAGAATTCTTCACCATGCCGGAAGCGTTGATCGAAGAAAGCGTTGCCACACTGCCAGGCCTCGACGGTCGCAAGATGTCGAAGAGCTACGACAACACCATTCCGTTGTTCAGCAACGCCAAGGAAATGAAAGACGCGATTTCGCGGATCGTCACCGACTCCCGTGCGCCGGGCGAAGCCAAAGATCCGGATAACTCGCACCTGTTCACTCTGTTCCAGGCCTTCGCCACGCCGGCGCAGTCCGACGAATTCCGCAGCGAACTGTTGCAGGGCCTGGGCTGGGGCGAGGCGAAGAATCGTCTGTTCCAGTTGCTCGACAGCGAGCTGGGTGAATCCCGCGAGCGCTATCACCAGTTGATCGAGCGCCCGGCAGACCTGGAAGACATCCTGCAGATCGGCGCCAAAAAGGCTCGTTCGGTAGCGACGCCGTTCCTCCACGAGCTGCGCGAAGCGGTTGGCCTGCGTTCTTTCGTGGCCCAAACCCAAGTCGCGGCGACCACCAAGAAGAAAGCCGCGAAAGCCGCGCGTTTCGTCAGCTTCCGCGAAGACGACGGCAGTTTCCGCTTTCGTCTGCTGGCGGCCGATGGTGAGCAACTGCTGCTGTCGCGCAACTTCGCCGACGGCAAAACCGCCGGCCAGGTGACCAAGCAATTGCAAGCCGGCCAGCCACTGGACGTGCGCAGCGAAGACCTGAGCTTCAGCGTCTGGCTGGAAGGCGAGTGCGTGGCCGACAGCGCAACCTTCGCTGACAGCGCCGCTCGCGACGTGGCCATCGACGCCCTGCGCGTGGCACTGACGCCGGTTCAGGAATAA
- a CDS encoding calcium-binding protein codes for MGNDTYIVDNLGDTITETSTLTSEIDTVRSSVDWTLGANLENLFLTGSDNLSGTGNSQSNFLIGNSGNNTLSGGAGNDTIDGGIGADTMIGGDGVDTYYVDNTGDVVIETDTSLTALDRVFSSIDYTLGANVEDLTLIGSANLNGTGNAVNNHMTGNDGANILDGGLGADTLIGGLGNDTYIVDNLGDTITETSTLTSEIDTVRSSISWTLGDNLENLVLTGSEGLRGTGNDLNNVLIGNSGNNRLTGGAGDDTLDGGAGADLMMGGDGADTYYVDDESDFVFETGSSLTEHDRVFSSIDYSLQSNLEDLLLLGSGNLNGTGNDVANLMTGNTGNNTLDGGLGNDTLIGGLGKDTLIGGGGADTFVFNAWNETGVGNLRDVITDFSSLQGDKIDLTQFDANLLNAGVNSFTFIGANDFTGAGQLRFVDHVLSGNVSGNVGADFEIQLVGVNAFTAQDLVA; via the coding sequence TTGGGCAACGACACCTACATCGTCGACAACCTCGGCGACACCATCACCGAAACCAGCACCCTGACCAGCGAGATCGACACTGTGCGTTCCTCGGTGGACTGGACGCTGGGCGCCAACCTGGAAAACCTGTTCCTCACCGGTAGCGACAACCTCAGCGGTACCGGCAACAGTCAAAGTAACTTTCTGATAGGCAACAGCGGCAACAACACGCTCAGCGGTGGTGCCGGCAACGACACGATTGACGGCGGCATCGGCGCCGACACCATGATCGGTGGCGACGGCGTCGACACCTACTACGTCGATAACACCGGCGACGTGGTGATCGAAACCGATACTTCGCTGACTGCACTCGACCGGGTGTTCTCGTCCATCGACTACACCCTCGGCGCTAACGTCGAGGACCTGACCCTCATCGGCAGCGCCAACCTCAACGGCACCGGCAACGCCGTCAACAACCACATGACCGGTAACGATGGCGCCAACATCCTCGACGGTGGGCTGGGTGCCGACACCCTGATCGGCGGCCTGGGCAACGACACCTACATCGTCGACAACCTCGGCGACACCATCACCGAAACCAGCACCCTGACCAGCGAGATCGACACCGTGCGTTCATCGATCAGCTGGACGCTGGGCGATAACCTTGAAAACCTGGTATTGACCGGCAGCGAGGGCCTGCGTGGCACCGGCAACGATCTGAACAACGTGCTGATCGGTAATAGCGGCAACAACCGGCTCACCGGTGGTGCCGGTGATGACACGCTTGATGGAGGCGCTGGCGCCGACCTCATGATGGGAGGCGACGGCGCAGACACCTACTACGTCGACGACGAATCCGACTTTGTTTTCGAAACCGGATCCTCGCTGACCGAGCACGACCGAGTATTCTCGTCCATCGACTACAGCCTCCAGTCCAACCTCGAGGACCTTCTACTCCTCGGCAGCGGCAACCTTAACGGCACCGGCAACGACGTGGCCAACCTCATGACAGGCAACACCGGCAACAACACCCTCGACGGTGGTCTGGGCAACGACACCCTGATCGGAGGCCTGGGCAAGGACACATTGATCGGCGGCGGTGGCGCAGATACGTTTGTGTTCAATGCCTGGAACGAAACGGGCGTTGGCAACCTGCGCGATGTCATCACCGATTTCAGCAGCCTGCAGGGCGACAAGATTGATCTGACGCAGTTTGATGCCAACCTGCTTAATGCTGGCGTCAACAGCTTTACTTTCATCGGTGCCAATGACTTCACCGGAGCCGGCCAACTGCGCTTCGTCGACCATGTACTGTCGGGTAATGTCAGCGGCAATGTCGGCGCGGACTTCGAAATCCAGTTAGTCGGTGTCAACGCCTTCACTGCTCAGGATCTGGTGGCTTGA
- a CDS encoding YhcB family protein, whose translation MEHSLLVWLLPTLALVVGVALGFLVARLVPNAAPNRTQRQLDDIQERFDSYQNEVVTHFNSTATLVKKLTASYQEVQDHLAEGANRLALDEQTRQRLLAALHADASVAPRERLTPPRNQEPPRDYAPKAPNAPGMLDEHYGLKK comes from the coding sequence GTGGAACACTCGCTCTTAGTTTGGTTGTTGCCGACTCTTGCCCTGGTTGTGGGTGTCGCCCTTGGATTCCTGGTCGCTCGTCTGGTGCCGAATGCCGCGCCTAACCGCACGCAACGTCAGCTGGATGACATTCAGGAACGTTTCGACAGTTATCAGAACGAGGTGGTCACCCACTTCAACAGCACTGCAACACTGGTCAAGAAACTGACTGCGAGCTACCAGGAAGTGCAGGATCATCTCGCCGAGGGCGCCAACCGCCTGGCCCTGGACGAGCAGACCCGCCAACGCTTGCTGGCCGCCCTGCACGCCGACGCCTCCGTGGCACCACGGGAACGCCTGACGCCGCCGCGCAATCAGGAGCCGCCTCGCGACTACGCGCCAAAAGCCCCGAACGCGCCAGGCATGCTTGATGAGCATTACGGCCTGAAGAAGTAA
- a CDS encoding calcium-binding protein: MAGGNSQNNVLVGNSGNNVLSGGAGDDTLDGGVGADAMVGGDGIDTYYVDNVGDLVIETDASLTALDRVFSSIDYTLGANVENLILIGSANLNGTGTAVNNRMTGNDGDNILDGGLGADTLIGGLGNDTYIVDNLGDSITETSTLASEIDTVHSSVDWTLGANLENLVLTGNAINGTGNELNNSLTGNAGANTLDGGLGADTMIGGDGVDTYYVDNIGDVVIETDASLTALDRVFSSIDYTLGANVENLILIGNAINGTGNAANNRMTGNAAANTLDGGLGADTMIGGDGVDTYYVDNVGDVVVETDASLTALDRVFSSIDYTLGANVENLILIGNAINGTGNELNNRMTGNDGANTLDGGLGADTLIGGLGNDTYIVDNLGDSITETSTLASEIDTVHSSVDWTLGANLENLVLTGNAINGTGNELNNSLIGNAGANTLNGGLGADTMIGGDGVDTYYVDNVGDLVIETDASLTALDRVFSSIDYTLGANVENLILIGNANLNGTGNAVNNRMTGNDGANSLDGGLGPTP, translated from the coding sequence ATGGCGGGTGGCAACAGCCAGAACAACGTGCTGGTCGGCAACAGCGGCAACAACGTACTCAGCGGTGGTGCCGGCGACGACACCCTCGACGGTGGCGTGGGTGCCGATGCCATGGTCGGCGGCGACGGCATCGACACTTACTACGTCGATAACGTCGGCGATCTGGTGATCGAAACCGATGCTTCGCTGACCGCGCTCGACCGGGTGTTCTCGTCCATCGACTACACCCTCGGCGCCAACGTCGAGAACCTGATCCTTATCGGCAGCGCCAACCTCAACGGCACCGGCACCGCGGTCAACAACCGCATGACCGGTAACGATGGCGACAACATCCTCGACGGTGGCCTGGGTGCCGACACCCTGATCGGTGGCCTGGGCAACGACACCTACATCGTCGACAACCTCGGCGACTCCATCACCGAGACCAGCACCCTGGCCAGCGAGATCGACACCGTGCATTCCTCGGTGGACTGGACGCTGGGCGCCAACCTGGAAAACCTGGTGTTGACCGGCAACGCCATCAACGGCACCGGTAACGAACTGAACAACAGCCTGACCGGCAACGCCGGGGCCAACACCCTCGATGGCGGTCTCGGTGCCGACACCATGATCGGTGGCGACGGCGTCGACACCTACTACGTCGACAACATCGGCGATGTGGTCATCGAAACCGATGCTTCGCTGACCGCGCTCGACCGGGTGTTCTCGTCCATCGACTACACCCTCGGCGCCAATGTCGAGAACCTGATCCTTATCGGCAATGCCATCAATGGCACCGGCAACGCAGCAAACAACCGCATGACCGGTAACGCCGCAGCCAACACCCTCGATGGCGGTCTCGGCGCCGATACCATGATCGGTGGCGACGGTGTCGACACCTACTACGTCGACAACGTCGGCGATGTCGTGGTCGAAACCGATGCTTCGCTGACCGCACTCGACCGAGTGTTCTCGTCCATCGACTACACCCTCGGCGCCAACGTCGAGAACCTGATCCTTATCGGCAATGCCATCAATGGCACCGGCAATGAACTGAACAACCGCATGACCGGCAACGATGGCGCCAATACCCTCGACGGCGGCCTCGGTGCCGACACCCTGATCGGCGGTCTGGGCAACGATACCTACATCGTCGACAACCTCGGCGACTCCATCACCGAGACCAGCACCCTGGCCAGCGAGATCGACACCGTGCATTCCTCGGTGGACTGGACGCTGGGCGCCAACCTGGAAAACCTGGTGTTGACCGGCAACGCCATCAACGGCACCGGCAACGAACTGAATAACAGCCTGATCGGCAACGCCGGGGCCAACACCCTCAATGGCGGTCTCGGTGCCGATACCATGATCGGTGGCGACGGCGTCGACACTTACTACGTCGATAACGTCGGCGATCTGGTCATCGAAACCGACGCTTCGCTGACCGCACTCGACCGGGTGTTCTCGTCCATCGACTACACCCTCGGCGCCAACGTCGAGAACCTGATCCTTATCGGCAATGCCAACCTCAACGGCACCGGCAACGCGGTCAACAACCGCATGACCGGTAACGATGGCGCCAACAGCCTCGACGGCGGCCTGGGCCCGACACCCTGA
- a CDS encoding OmpA family protein, whose amino-acid sequence MFTTPRLIIVATAVALLAGCASPNPYDNQGQADGSSGVSKTAKYGGLGALAGALAGAAIDHNNRGKGALIGAAVVGASAAGYGYYADKQEAKLRASMANTGVEVQRQGDQIKLIMPGNITFATDSANIAPSFYQPLNNLAGSLKEFNQNQIEIVGFTDSTGSRQHNMDLSQRRAQSVATYLTSQGVSGANLSALGAGPDNPIASNGDVNGRAQNRRVEVNLKAIPGQQYQQPGQPVQQYQQQGQPVQQYQ is encoded by the coding sequence ATGTTCACCACGCCTCGCTTGATTATTGTTGCTACCGCTGTGGCCTTGTTGGCCGGTTGCGCTTCACCCAATCCTTATGACAATCAGGGCCAGGCCGACGGATCGTCTGGCGTGAGCAAAACCGCCAAGTACGGTGGGCTCGGCGCCCTGGCCGGTGCATTGGCCGGTGCTGCGATCGATCACAACAACCGTGGCAAGGGCGCGCTGATTGGCGCTGCCGTGGTAGGTGCCTCCGCTGCCGGTTACGGTTACTACGCCGACAAGCAGGAAGCCAAGCTGCGGGCCAGCATGGCCAACACTGGGGTTGAAGTGCAGCGCCAGGGCGATCAAATCAAACTGATCATGCCGGGCAACATCACGTTCGCTACCGATTCGGCGAACATCGCTCCAAGCTTCTATCAGCCGCTGAACAACCTGGCGGGCTCGCTCAAGGAGTTCAACCAAAACCAGATCGAGATCGTCGGCTTCACCGACAGCACCGGCAGCCGTCAGCACAACATGGACCTGTCCCAGCGTCGGGCCCAGAGCGTGGCGACTTACCTGACGTCCCAGGGCGTGAGCGGCGCCAACCTGTCTGCACTCGGTGCCGGGCCGGATAACCCGATTGCCAGCAATGGCGACGTCAATGGCCGGGCGCAGAACCGTCGGGTTGAAGTCAACCTGAAGGCGATTCCGGGTCAGCAGTATCAGCAACCGGGGCAGCCTGTTCAGCAGTACCAGCAACAGGGTCAACCTGTTCAGCAGTACCAGTAA